CTGGAAAAGAAGCCATAGACTGGGATCCCAAGTGTGGGCAGAAATATCACCATCTGCATCCACTGGTCCAGTAGCTTAATTTATTTAGTTACAAACAGGAACCAAGAACAAGTCTCAGTACAATAAATTATCCATTCGCACCCCTCCTGccgaggaaagaaaaagaggctcagagagtcttAGGGAAAACTCTTCCTTTGGAGGGTCCCCTTTAACATCTGAATTAGTGGCAACATCTTCCCTAAGGGCCTGGACAGATGACTCTTTGGGGACTCAGGGGAGAGCACCCCCCCCCCAGCACTGTGCCTTCCCCAAGAAAAACCTCTCTACCACTGTCTCCCATTACCCCACAAGGTGGTGCCCAGGCTGCAGCAGAGGGAGTATGGAAATAGCCATGGAGTGAGTAGCCTCTTTCTAGATACAGGTCTTATGGCTCCACACAATGTCTGGAGCTATGCCTCAAAGGAGAGGAGTGGTCAAACTCTAGGGACTCCTCAGCCAAAAGGAGTATGAATCAGAGTTAAAGGGACCCcagggttggggagagggggacAACACAGTGCATTTCATCTTAGCCCATTCAGGTGTTTAAGGAGCAGAAGAGGGAAGACAGCTTCCCTCCAAGGTCCTCCTACTGTGGGGGTGAAGGCGGCACATCACAGACTCCACCTgacccccaccacccccaaagCTGTTTCCAGGTAGATACTTTGAGCTTCCGGGGGCCAAGATTGACCCTGGACAGAAATCAGAGCAAAAGGCTGAAAAGgtgcccctccccttccccagctgaCCCTCACTTACACACGTTGACCCACTCTGTGACTTTGCACTCATCACACAGCACGTAGCAGCACCAGTGGAAGCGGCAATGACAGCGCTCAACTCGTGTCTGCCGGAGCACATTGTGCCCTCGGCCACAGCACAGGCTGCCACAGCCATCCAGCAGGCGGCTGGTCTTGTTGCAGGCCCGGCCCCGTGTGCCTGGGGAGCCCACAGTGGGGTCTCGCTCACAGAAGTCAGGAGACTTCTCAAAGTAGACCAGCTCTCCTGAGAGGCGACGGGGACGCAGGCGAGGTTGGAAGGCTCCAGAGTTGCGGTTGTGGGTATCGATGAAGATGGCCCGGCCCAGCCGCTCTCTCAACGCTGCCCCCACTGCCCGGAACTCTGGGGCGGCCCTCCAACATGTCTTGAACTGGCAGCTGCCTGACGTGCCATGGCACTTGCATTTCCGCTTCAGGTTTTCAGTTACCACCTAGAGCATCAGAGTGAGGAGGAGGTGAAGGCGAGGGCAGCAAATGGACAGAGCACAGAGGcacaggagtggggagggaacAGAGAGTACAGGGAGGGACAAAGAGAGGCAAGAATAACTACAAATATCAGAAGAGAGAGGGAGCTTCAAGACTGGCTAATAGCCCAGCTTCCTCATTTTATGGTGGGAGAACTGAAGACAGAGCAGAGTGATTTGCCCATCTTCAATCACTAGGTGGTAACAGAGACCCAACTCCAGTTgtcctcactctctctccagtgctctttccaggGTGAGCACTGCTAAAATGGGGAGTCTGACCTGGAGCACCCCTCAATTCTGTAGAGAAGGCAGCTATAATAATAGCAACCATGTAAAGAGCACCTGCCAAGGATGAAGCATTATGCTGGTGCTCTATTTGCTAGCTCACTCTTAATGACACTGTAAGGTAGGTATCATTAGACTCTTTGCAGATGTAAAAAACTTgtgattaagtgacttgcttaaggcCATCCAGATGGTGAGTGACAATCACCCACCACATCTCATCCTCTTACTCTGCTGTGCCTCTCAAACTCTAGCCAGGCCTTGAAAGGTAGGGAGACCCAGGACAAGTTGCACACACGTACCTGGCGCCCCACCCTGTTGTTGTGGATTCTCATTCGTGCCTGGATATCCCGGGGAGCTTCCCTGGAATCCAAGAAATCCCGAGAGAACTTCTCTCCAAAGTCCATGTCATGGTTACAGCCACCCCATTCCCATGTGTcctgggggccagggctggggcctgagccagggcctgggctgggcagggagtgggggaaaCTCTTGCCCCGGGAAAGTGCCTGCAGCTGAAGCAGCTTGGCCCTCAGCCGGTCCTGCTCACCACTGCCCTTCCAGTCGCAGCCACAGCTCACCAGCTTGCCCAGGCTGCAGGCCGTGGCTACTGCATGCATGACCCCAGCAGCCagcatggagaaggaaaaagcacTCTCACGGAAACCTGGGGATGAAAAGGGTGTGATGGTAGGGGTAAGGCTGACAGGCAGCTGAAAGTagggaggcagaaggaaataaacagcCACCCTCCAACTGCAGAAATTCCTCACTGAATCCATTGACCAGCTGAGTAATTTGGGAGCAAGTcactggagaaggaagggaactGAAAgcacagagcctcagtttcctcatctataaaagaagATGGCTTGAGATGATCTCTGAGGCCCCTTCCTGCTCTGTAAGTCTGGGATTTCGGGTGCAGATGAAAGAGCTAGCCTCGAGGGAAAGTCCCCTGGGGTTGGGAGATGACTAAGAGGGAGTCCCCAAGGTCTTTGAAGATGTATTCACTGAGTTCTACATCTGAAGCCCTTAGAAAttccccagccctgcagggagcTTGGGTGGGGTGGAAGCAGAGGACtttggggttcttttttttttaaccaacctACCCTCCACCGCTCCAACACCTCCAAAGCACTGGAGCTGTGCAGCTGTCCTTCCCCTTTCCAGTTTCTAGTTTTATATTTGCCCTTTAAGACTGCCCCTTATGTTTATCCTAACCTGCTATTACTCTATAAAAcactgggaggggaagggaggtgggggtgatTTTCCCCAAGGCCCTCTTAAAATGTTGGCTTCTTTGTTAGGTTTTGGGGGTCACAGAGGCTCAGGATGACAAGCCTTTCCCAGACTTAGATAGACATGCTTCTCATTTGGGTATCAAAGCCTTCCCTACACCAGCCCCTGTGGAGAAGGAGGGTGTCCCTCACTTCCTTTTAGGCAGGGGCTCTCTGGATCCCTGAGAGGATGAGAGACAGCACCTCCTTAGGGGCCAGGCCTCTCCCACCCCAGGATGCAGGGCTCCTGGCCCAGCCTCCTGatccccccaaccccaaccctcCAGGGGTAAAGCTGTTTGCACACGTCTTGGGAATTCCCCCGCAGATGGCAGCTGCCTATTAACCCCATAGTCCCCGAAGTACTGCTCCCACACTTGAGCTGAGTCCTGGATGGGGTGCATGTTTACTCCTCCAGGGAGTAAACTTGGGCATGGCCTGGCAAGAGGCAGCAATGCCTCCTAGACCTGGCCTGCAGTGACCCGTTCTCCACCCCTCCAGCCAGTCTTCACCTGCTCAGGTGAGAGCCACCTGGGGCCCTCACAGCGCAGAGGAGGGGGCTGCTCCCCGGCTTCAAAGCCAGCAGGGTCTTTGTTCCCAGCTTCGGCTCCTGGGAACCCCAGCAATTAGGGGAGTAGGTTTAACCCTTAAACGGTTGGGGGAGTCACCCCACCCCCGCTATGGCTCTGGGGACACCAGCCTGGGCTTGTCccacagagagggaaggggaaaattgggaggaggaaatgggggggggggggcgcgttTGAAGCTTTCAGGGCTGGGGGCATCTCTTGCTCACAGGTGCAATCCAGATTGAGCTGGGCAGAGACAGCAAAAGGGGGCCCTAGGGTAGGGGAGCAGGGACCCAGCTGCCTTGCCGGCAGCGCACAGGTGGAAGTCAGAAGCGCAGGGGCCCAGACGGGTGGCCAGACCCAGCTCCGCACGGCTCCCGGGGAAAATTCCCCGAGAGGCCCCTCCCCAAGTCGTGAacccgtccccccccccccctacCTCCGCTCTCCTcggcctgcctcccaccccccagcctggCGGCGGCTCAGACCCGCCCGGCCCGGCTCACCGCGCTTGAGGATGGCGCTGTGGTGCGGCAGGCGGCCGCCGCCCTCGAGCGCCGAGCAGTTCCAGCGCTGGTCGCGCAGCTGGTGCTGACACTCGTGGACCGCGATGTGCAGGCCCTGAAGCGCGGACGCCGTCACGTCGGGGCTGCGCAGGCACAAGCCCAGCTGCCGCTTGCTCAGGCCGGACAGCGTCAAGCACACGGTGTTGGCGGTCAGCGGCGGCTCACCGGGCAGCTTCAGGCCCAGAATCTCATTGCTTAGGGCCCTGGGAACACAGAAGGCATTTTGGGTTCTGTGGTCCAGGCCTCAAGCCCCCTTCGACTCCTCCCGCCCCGGGTCGGTGCTTCTAGCCCAGGGCTTCCCCTCGTGGGCTAGGTGACAAGGGGAACTGCTCACCGACTGCACAACGCCAGGAACAGGAGACCCACGAGGCCCGAGGGCGGAGGCCGCGGCCGGGGCTCCTCCAGCATGTCGAAGCCCGGGCCCGAAGGCTCCGGTGGGCAGATCAATCAGGGCCTGCAGGACAGGGAGACTTAAGTAAGGAGGGCGCAGGAATAGGGTGACTCACCGGGGCAATCAAAGGATGCCCAACTTTGGCCTCCTAACTTACCAGTGCCACCCCACTGACCCTTCTCATTCCTCCGGGAACAAAACAATAAGAATCACTCCTTGATTTCCAGAGTCCCTGGGTCTTGGAGGAAGAGTCCAGGCCTCAAAGCTGGGACTTATGCAAGCGTCTCTGGAGTGAGAGCCAGCCAGacacaatgcccagcacacagacacactcacatgCAAACTCATACAGGCTCACGAACCACCCCCTCCACCACCTGGCCCACAACTCCTTCTGCTCAACACAGCTACATGCCTTCACAGGGTTAGAGGACTGGATTGGAAGGGGGTTCCCCACCACCTACAGCCggcaggtgggggcgggggaagagCCGCCTCCAGGTGCCGTCGAGGGTAGGCAGCCTCCGCGGGAAGGAGTCAGCTCCCCATCCCGCTCTACCCTCTTCCTCCGCGGTAGGGAGAGAGGGGTGGCTCCAGGTGCAGCAAAGATGGAGAGGGGACCTGGTTCCCGCCTGAAAGGGACCGCGGCAAGCTgagtcctcttcctcctctgccacctTCCTAACTATATATTCCCGTCCTCCGTTGCCCGTCTGGTCCCCAGGGGTCCCAGCCCTCAGTTGCCCCCATCCCTTTGCTCTCCCGTTCATTGCCCTCCAAAGCTGAAAGCACTCCTTTACTTGCTGTGTCTTTTTCTCGGGCGGTATCCCTAGCTCTCTCTGCGTCTCCATGCCCCTGTGGGCGGAtgcgtgtctgtctgtctgactaCCCGTGTGCCTGTCTGGTCCCCGCGTGCGCTGTCCCTGCCCTCCCTGCTTTCCTGGTTCCGATTACCTCCAGCTGCTCCGCTGCGGGGTCCGCCACCGGCGGGGTTGGGTCGCCTGGGCTTGGCTCGGGCTGCTCAAACCGTGGGGAGACTGCGTCGGGTTCTGCCCCCTCGGCAGAGCCGCATTCTTCCAGGGCAGGGCCACTCCTCTTCGCCGCTTCCCCagcgccgccgcggccgccgggaggaagggagggaggaagggagggagcgaTCCAGAAGCAAGCGAGCGGGCGAGCAAAGAACTGGGGGCTCTGACTCTACTCGCGCCGAGCTCACGGGCGGCTGTGCTGCGGCAGACAGAGCTGCGGCCCCTCCCCGAGCCCGGGgcatccccaccccactcctcgCACCCCCCGCCTTGACCCCGGGAGTGCAGCCgcgccccctcctcccagggcacACACACCCTCTCCCCCGACGCCCGGGTTCAGGCTTGGCCCCACTGAAGGAGGAGGTGGCCAGAGTTCCTCTCACCTGCTCTGGGGTCGCCAAGGCTGCAAGGAGGGTGCAGTGACCCAGACTAGAGAGCCAAGACCCTGGTCCCAAGTTGTCATctctctttgtctcagtttccccaccaaGAGCTGGATGGCTGGAGGGTGCCTTTGACAAGATCAAGACAGAGCTGAGAGCCGACTTCCCTCTTGGACAGTCCCGTGTAGAGCCCTCAGCGAGAGCGCACAGCAAAACATTCAGAGCCGGCAGGCAAGCTCCCTTCTGGGTGGCTTGGCTTccgcccacctcccagccctgcgCCTGCCCCTTGGGAGGGGTCAACTTTGGCCTCTGAGTTCGGCCCTAGCAGAGGCTCCAGTAGCCCCAAAGATCTTCAGCCTGCCCCTATTGCTTCCCCTGGCTTACAGGCATCCTTGCCCGCAGAGGTCTCCTGCCCTTCCCAGGATCCTGGGTCTGCACTTCGGGTGGCCCATATTCCTGCTCCAGGCTCCACAGACTTGCTTCATACGGAATGAAGAGGGCCTCGGGATCCCACACTGAGCCCAGCCCAAGGACAGCCAGGGAAAGAGCCTGATCTTGGGGTGCACAGACCGAAGCAAACCCCCTTAGGGAGCTCCAGCGGCAGTGAAGGGGTTAGGCGCCACTGCGCTCCTGCCTGACTCACCCTCCCGGCTCTAACCACTGTGGGCTATTTTTGCCAGAGAGGGGCCCCAGGCTTCCCAgccgccccccgcccctgccAGACCGCAGCCCAAGGCACGGCTGGCCCTGAGTGCCCAAGGCTGGCACGTTGACTCAGAGACAGGCCCCCCAGGGAAGCAGAGCCACGGGCTGAAACCCACAGCCACAGTCATCCCTTCCTTGGTGGTGGCCATGCAGCTCTGCTGGGCAGCCAGCCTCTGGTCTATGTTGCTGCAGGTCCTGCCCCGTGCTGCAGGGAGCACTGCTGTCTAGGGGGCAGAGTGGTCTGAGAGAGATCAGCAGCTTTCATCTGTTGGGCTATTCATTGAACACCTTTATGTGCCAGGCCTTGAGCTGGGAGGTGAAAATGCCATGGTTCCAGACACGGGACAGCTGTGACCACAGAGGgttgcttttctctgctttcccacctctgggggagggggatgtggAGGAGAAAGAACCCTAGAGCTGTTGCCCCTCTTTCTTGTTTCGGCGTCAAGAACCAAACCATGTGTGGCTTTTGAGGCCACCAGAATCTGTGAGCCCCATCTCAGTAGCTTTTGTCCTTACACCTGGGTTCAGTGATCTTTGCCAGTGTCCTTGTCCTTCTCCCTGCATGTCACCCTGGGACTCCACCCAGCTCCTTGGAGGAGGGGGATGAGGTTTCCTATGCCTTTCTTCTCCCATGGGCACCTCTTGGACGTTGTATTTCTCCATGTGTCTCCAGGTCCCCTAAGGTTTGGGATTATTTCTTCTGATTCTACCCTTGTCAGGCTGCAGCATAGTCAGGTGCCAAGGAAGGGCCAGGGTCAGAACTACTACCATAGATTCCAACTTCTTAGTGACTCCAGGGTTCCCCAAGCTGGCCTGTCCCAAATCCAAGAACCCATACTCTTGTTCCCTCTCCCTGCAGAAGCCCAGCTCTGAGACAGGCCACAGGCAGGCAGACTGGGTGGCCTGAGTTGGCCCCCAGTGCCCTCGGCCCGACCGGCTGGCCTGAGCACTGACCCGCAGGCGGCTGGAGGGTGGTGGGGCAGGCGGGGCCTGGAGAGGGCTGTGGGTACACACCCATTGCCTAATATCCCAAGCACGCGGCCAGCTCCATGGAAGGGGAGGGGCGGGAACCAGAGAGACCTTGACAAGGGTTGGGGCCATGACAGGAGGGGAAAGTGAGGGGCTGTCATTACCTCTGGGAGGGAGTCGGGGCAAGCTGGTCCCCCTTCCCCTGGATGAGATGAGTGGAGAGCTGTCTTCCCATCATGGGGATGGAGGGTGTAGTGAGAGCAATCTAGGAAGCACACTGGGGCCCTGGAGGGCGGGGGTCAAAGAAAAGACTGGGGCCCCTGGAGATTGGGGGATCGAGCAACTGAGGCGGTGGCTAAAGCTGAGTGCAGCTTCGGgaacctcctcctccttctccacaccccccccccccccgccccgtgtTTGCCTTGGCCCGGGGTCCCGTGTGACTCATCTATTGCTGAGCCGCTGATAGGGGCGGCCAGGCCTGGGGAACCCAAATTATAGGCCCGGGAGGGATGGATGCGCCCGCGCGGTGGTGAGCTCAGCTGCACTGCCCACCCTCTGCCTCGCACGCCGTCTGCTGCAGCACTGTGGGCCACCACCCGGAGGCACCAAAGGGCCCATAGCCTGACTGCGCTGGACTCTCAGGAAACCCCCACATTCAGCAATTGGCCCCAACAAGCCTGTGGGATTACCCTAGACAGAACTTTGCCCCCTTCTCTACCGAAGGCTGATGCCTTGCCAGCCCAAGAAGGCAGTGCTACCTGCTGGTGCTTCAAAGGAAGGTAGGCTCCTCTGTCCACAAACTCTCAACCTTggcccctgcttcctccccagaCCCCAATATCAAGGTAAAATCCCTTTCCCCTCCGACATCTCTCTCCCTTATTCCTATTCTAGGGGGGCGGTTTGCTACTGATTTTCTGCTTCAAGCCTTTAAAGTTATCCATGGTCAAAAGcgatatagagaaaaataaagcagggcaaAGGAGATAGGGTGGAATCCTATCTTATAtaaggggagggaaaaggaagtgaGGGAACAAACCCATGGAGACATctgaggaagggcattccagaagACAGAAAAGCAGGTGCAAAGATCCTGAGACAGGAGCTTGCTTGATTAGCAAGAAGACCAGTGCGGCTGGAGGGAGGAACCCACAGGGGAGAGAGTGGTAGGCAATGAGTCAGAAGTCAAAGAAGGAGCAGGGTAGGATTATATAGAGCCTTGTAGGCCACGTAAagattttgccttttcctttgaGTGAGATGGGGAATCATTGGAAAATTTTGAGTGGAGAAGGAAATGACCTGACTTCTGTTTAGAAAGAATGGCTCTAGCTGCTGTGTGGAAAATAgactatgggggggggggggcaggtaaGGCTAGAAGCAGGGAGATCTGTCAGGAGGCAAAAATATAGATGTGATGATGGTGGCTCCAACCAGTGTCCTAGTGTAAGAATGGATCAGATTCTACATATATGTTGAAGAGAGGAAGACAGGACTTGTTGATTGATTTGATGTAGAGTATAAGAAACAGATGAGTCAAGCATGGGTCTAAGATTCTTTTCCTGAGCAATtgaaaggatggagttgccacTTACTGAGACGGTAATGACTGAAGAAAGAGCGGGTTAGAGCAAGGGAAGGATCAGGAGTTCAGTCTTGGATATGTATATTCCAAGATACTTATTCAAGTGTTAGATGTGTAAGTCCACATTCCAGAGCCAGAGACAAAATTTGGGAGCCTGAGACTGGATAGTTCACCAAAGGAGTGAGTATAGACTGAGAAGAAGCTCCAGACTGAAGGGGGGTGCAGTCCAGTGTTTAGGAATTGGGTATACAAGGTGGAACCACATAAGGAGACTGAGAAGGCAAGCAGCCAGGAAGGCAGGAATAGTGTTTCAGAAAACCAACTGAGAAAGTATTTCAAGGAGAAAGTGTTCAACTGTGTCCGCTGTTCCTGAAAGGTTGATTAGATGAGACCTGAAATTTGACTATAGAGCAACACGGAGGTCGTGAGTGATTTTGATAAGGCGGTGTAGTGGGTTCAAAGGTGTGATCAGAgtggaaagagagaataaagaaaagaaactggtGCTAGTGATTAAAGCAACCTTTTTGAGTTTTGCAGTAAAAGAGCAGAGAAATAGGGCAATCTTGAGTGGTAATGTGGAATCAAACgaagattttgggtttttttgatggGCGATATGACAGCATACTTATGTGCTGATGGGTATGATCCAGCAGAGAGGTAAATTGATGAcgcagaaaagaaagagaggacaaTTGACACAGTGATAATTTGATCTAAATAGAAATTTGGGCCAGGTCATACATAGTGTGACCCAGACCTAGAGCCCTCTGGCTCTTCTCCACCACTCCTAGTGAGTGGAATGGTAGAACAAAGGATACTggctccttctttcctctcttcccacctctgctTGTCACCACTGGCCATGGACAAGGTTTCCCTGTCTTCCAGTCCACCTCCTACCTCCACCAGGTTTTACCAATCCACCAGGCCAGGAGACTCGACCCAGGACCCAGTGGGGAGAAACTCCTAAGGGACAAAGGACAAGTTGCCCATAGTACACTACATCTTGACTTGAGCCATCTGTGCTGGGTGCCCTCTGCAGAGACTATTTGTTTTTGGACCCATGGAGGATGCTGGGCCAGTATACCTCATCCCTCAGGGTCAAATCCTTGGAGGGGCCAGGTACACTGCCCTGGGCAAAGGGTCTGGGAAGGACATTCCCCTCCAAAATAACCTCCATCAGGCTTCATTTGGCTTAATACGCATCTCATTTAAAATGCAAGTGCCCCAGAGGATTAATTAAAGTTAGACATTTACTCTTTAGAGTGATTTCCCTGCCTTGGAGGGAAGCCCTGGTCATTTCTGGGACTTGGAACTCTTTAGGATCAGGCCTGTACATTACTCAGTGAGAAGGCATCCTAAAGGTAGGGGAGATGAAAAAGAGAGGATCCAAAAGGGTGTCAGGAAGATCCtaaagatcatttttatttaccTGTCAGCTTTGAGAAGGGGCCCCAGTCTGATGTCGCTACACACTCACAAGCAGCTGGTCAGGTGGAAAGTGCATGGGCTTTGAATCAAAACAGTCTGggtggtttttgggttttttttaaaggttttagttttcctttttctcccaaagcgctcccccccccaccccgtacatagttgtgtatctttagttgtgggtccttccagttgtggcacatgtgagatgccgcctcagcatggcctgatgagtggtgccatgtccatgcccaggattcgaaccggtgaaaccctgggccaccgaagcagagcatgcaaacttacccaTTCGGCGTcggagccggccccagaacaGTCTGCGTTTTAAcctggctctaccatttattCACTTATGAGCTGTGTGGACCTTGGACAACCGCATCGTCtaatttttcctctgtaaaatggggagggaggaaagatgTAAAGGAGGAGATGCTCCGTCCTTAGACACGGGCCATCTGTGTGTGGTGGTGGGGCATGAGAGCCAGGCTGTCAGTGCCCCCTATGCCCCATCTGGGGAACAGCAGCCACTTCTTCAATAGGAGGCCAAGGTGGCCTTGAAGCTGAGTTAGTctctgggagggaagagaaaagtgtACAACAAAGGAGATAGTTGCAGGCACTCTGGGCATCCCAGCGTGTGGCAAGTGGAGAGAACCAGAGT
This DNA window, taken from Equus przewalskii isolate Varuska chromosome 5, EquPr2, whole genome shotgun sequence, encodes the following:
- the WNT10B gene encoding protein Wnt-10b isoform X1, with product MLEEPRPRPPPSGLVGLLFLALCSRALSNEILGLKLPGEPPLTANTVCLTLSGLSKRQLGLCLRSPDVTASALQGLHIAVHECQHQLRDQRWNCSALEGGGRLPHHSAILKRGFRESAFSFSMLAAGVMHAVATACSLGKLVSCGCDWKGSGEQDRLRAKLLQLQALSRGKSFPHSLPSPGPGSGPSPGPQDTWEWGGCNHDMDFGEKFSRDFLDSREAPRDIQARMRIHNNRVGRQVVTENLKRKCKCHGTSGSCQFKTCWRAAPEFRAVGAALRERLGRAIFIDTHNRNSGAFQPRLRPRRLSGELVYFEKSPDFCERDPTVGSPGTRGRACNKTSRLLDGCGSLCCGRGHNVLRQTRVERCHCRFHWCCYVLCDECKVTEWVNVCK
- the WNT10B gene encoding protein Wnt-10b isoform X2, producing MLEEPRPRPPPSGLVGLLFLALCSRALSNEILGLKLPGEPPLTANTVCLTLSGLSKRQLGLCLRSPDVTASALQGLHIAVHECQHQLRDQRWNCSALEGGGRLPHHSAILKRGFRESAFSFSMLAAGVMHAVATACSLGKLVSCGCDWKGSGEQDRLRAKLLQLQALSRGKSFPHSLPSPGPGSGPSPGPQDTWEWGGCNHDMDFGEKFSRDFLDSREAPRDIQARMRIHNNRVGRQVVTENLKRKCKCHGTSGSCQFKTCWRAAPEFRAVGAALRERLGRAIFIDTHNRNSGAFQPRLRPRRLSGELVYFEKSPDFCERDPTVGSPGTRGRACNKTSRLLDGCGSLCCGRGHNVLRQTRVERCHCRFHWCCYVLCDECKVTEWVNV